In Streptomyces sp. P3, one DNA window encodes the following:
- a CDS encoding ABC transporter ATP-binding protein, protein MAETRATTPDRSAVRSLLRLWPYVRPVRLRLFAAAFVAVLASCTGLVIPLVLKWMVDGPVADRDTAGVWLGSLCLLFLGLAEALLFGMRRWLVARPLSHVEAEMRAELYARLQRLPVAFHDRWASGQLLSRATADLGMVRMFLAFPLTFLLVNSVTIVFGVVLMLLQDWRLGLVILGPAVPVVVMCVYFEHRYAVVARRAQDQVGDLTTVVEESVLGIRIVKGFGRHRSQARAFRELSSTLRGTELAKARLLATIWAVIVTLPELAIGAALVLGAVRVADGELSAGTLVAFLSTALALRWPVDSIGFLLAMSQEAATATQRYFEVMDEEPEQDTVVRAEATSDGGLRFDGVTFRYPDAAPASRPVLDGVDLHIRPGESMALVGSTGSGKTTLTALVPRLHEVTAGRITLDGEDVTAMPREELRARVAVAFEEPTLFSASVGENVLMGADDRAGAVELERALDVAQADFVHALPQGVDTQVGEQGLSLSGGQRQRLALARAVVGRPRFLVLDDPLSALDVHTEAAVEAALRQVLADTTALIVAHRPSTVLLADRVALLSGGRIAAVGTHQELLRDNPEYAHLMSGTGRQEDDR, encoded by the coding sequence ATGGCCGAGACACGTGCAACCACCCCCGACCGCTCCGCCGTACGCTCCCTGCTGCGCCTGTGGCCGTACGTCAGACCCGTGCGGCTGCGGCTGTTCGCGGCCGCCTTCGTCGCCGTGCTCGCCTCCTGTACCGGGCTGGTCATCCCCCTCGTCCTGAAGTGGATGGTGGACGGCCCGGTGGCCGACCGGGACACGGCCGGGGTCTGGCTGGGCTCGCTCTGCCTGCTGTTCCTCGGCCTCGCCGAGGCGCTGCTGTTCGGGATGCGGCGCTGGCTGGTGGCGCGTCCGCTGTCGCACGTCGAGGCGGAGATGCGGGCGGAGTTGTACGCGCGGCTCCAGCGGCTGCCGGTGGCGTTCCACGACCGGTGGGCGTCGGGGCAGCTGCTGTCCCGGGCGACGGCCGATCTGGGGATGGTGCGGATGTTCCTCGCCTTCCCCCTGACGTTTCTGCTGGTCAACTCGGTCACGATCGTGTTCGGCGTCGTCCTCATGCTGCTGCAGGACTGGCGGCTCGGGCTGGTCATCCTCGGGCCGGCCGTCCCCGTCGTGGTGATGTGCGTGTACTTCGAGCACCGGTACGCGGTCGTGGCGCGGCGGGCGCAGGACCAGGTCGGGGATCTGACGACGGTCGTCGAGGAGAGCGTCCTCGGCATCCGGATCGTGAAGGGCTTCGGCCGGCACCGCAGCCAGGCACGCGCCTTCCGCGAGCTGTCGTCGACCCTGCGCGGCACCGAACTGGCCAAGGCCCGGCTGCTGGCCACCATCTGGGCCGTCATCGTGACGCTGCCCGAACTGGCGATCGGGGCCGCCCTGGTACTGGGGGCGGTGCGGGTGGCGGACGGCGAGCTGTCCGCGGGCACCCTGGTCGCCTTCCTGTCCACCGCGCTCGCGCTGCGCTGGCCGGTGGACTCCATCGGGTTCCTGCTGGCGATGAGCCAGGAGGCGGCGACGGCGACACAGCGCTACTTCGAGGTGATGGACGAGGAGCCGGAACAGGACACCGTCGTCCGGGCGGAGGCGACGTCCGACGGCGGGCTCCGCTTCGACGGCGTCACCTTCCGCTACCCGGACGCCGCCCCGGCGTCCCGGCCCGTCCTCGACGGCGTCGACCTGCACATCCGGCCCGGCGAGTCCATGGCCCTCGTCGGGTCGACCGGCAGTGGGAAGACCACCCTCACCGCCCTTGTCCCCCGGCTGCACGAGGTGACGGCGGGACGCATCACCCTGGACGGCGAGGACGTCACCGCGATGCCCCGCGAGGAGTTGCGCGCGCGGGTCGCCGTGGCCTTCGAGGAGCCGACCCTGTTCTCCGCGAGCGTCGGGGAGAACGTGCTCATGGGCGCCGACGACCGGGCGGGCGCCGTCGAGCTGGAACGGGCGCTGGACGTGGCGCAGGCCGACTTCGTGCACGCGCTGCCGCAGGGCGTCGACACCCAGGTCGGCGAGCAGGGGCTCAGCCTCTCCGGCGGGCAGCGGCAGCGGCTCGCGCTGGCCAGAGCCGTCGTCGGCCGCCCCCGCTTCCTCGTCCTGGACGACCCGCTCTCCGCGCTGGACGTGCACACCGAGGCCGCCGTGGAGGCGGCGCTGCGGCAGGTCCTCGCCGACACCACCGCGCTGATCGTCGCCCACCGCCCGTCCACCGTGCTCCTCGCCGACCGGGTGGCGCTGCTGTCCGGCGGCCGGATCGCGGCGGTGGGCACCCACCAGGAACTGCTGCGCGACAACCCCGAGTACGCCCACCTCATGTCAGGAACCGGCCGCCAGGAGGACGACCGATGA
- a CDS encoding ABC transporter ATP-binding protein — protein sequence MTAPTTSSPTTDDDGPRDARPRTAQDPFDKDVLPTAPGATGALLRSLLAPMRARVALTTLLLLLQQAAVQAGPLLVAYAIDRAVPALRAGDHGPLVAVSVGYLLCAVASGGLQYAFLLASARVNQDVLLDLRGRIFRHAQALSLDFHERYTSGRLISRSTSDVEALRELLNEGLQELVGVVLSFLFISAMLLWLDLGLGAVAVASFVPLYALVRIYQRRAGRVFTARSTAIAAVIVKFVETMNGIRPVRAFRREAVNEAGFRVLNRRHERRNGDALLEMARYVVGSRLVANTAVAAIVLWGAMRVADGSLELGVLAAAVLYLRRLYDPIDRLGMFLNSYQSAAASLEKIAGLLAQQPSVPEPSAPRELPALRGESPGREVVFDGVSFGYRTGGEVLPRFDLALPAGQTVAVVGSTGAGKSTLAKLLARFYDPSEGRVLLDGVDLRELAVPELRRGVVMVTQEAFLFSGTVAENIAIGRPDASREEIERAAKAIGAHEFISALPDGYDTDVRRRGGRISAGQRQLVAFARALLADPAVLILDEATSSLDVPGERAVQAAMATVLKGRTAVVIAHRLSTVEIADRVLVMEHGRIVEDGEPAELIAGTGRFADLHRAWRDSLA from the coding sequence ATGACCGCCCCCACGACGTCCTCCCCCACGACCGACGACGACGGGCCGCGGGACGCGCGCCCGCGGACCGCGCAGGACCCCTTCGACAAGGACGTCCTGCCCACCGCGCCCGGCGCCACCGGCGCGCTGCTGCGTTCCCTGCTGGCCCCGATGCGGGCGCGCGTCGCCCTCACCACGCTGTTGCTGCTGCTCCAGCAGGCGGCCGTGCAGGCGGGCCCGCTGCTGGTGGCGTACGCCATCGACCGCGCCGTGCCGGCGCTGCGGGCCGGCGACCACGGGCCGCTGGTCGCGGTGAGCGTCGGCTACCTGCTGTGCGCGGTGGCGTCCGGCGGGCTGCAGTACGCGTTCCTGCTCGCCTCCGCACGCGTCAACCAGGACGTGCTGCTCGACCTGCGCGGCCGGATCTTCCGGCACGCACAGGCGCTGAGCCTCGACTTCCACGAGCGCTACACCTCGGGCCGGCTCATCTCCCGCTCCACCAGCGACGTGGAGGCCCTGCGCGAACTCCTCAACGAGGGGCTGCAGGAACTCGTGGGCGTCGTGCTGTCCTTCCTGTTCATCTCCGCGATGCTGCTCTGGCTGGACCTGGGCCTCGGCGCCGTCGCGGTCGCGTCGTTCGTGCCGCTGTACGCCCTCGTCCGGATCTACCAGCGGCGCGCGGGCCGGGTGTTCACGGCCCGCTCGACCGCGATCGCGGCCGTGATCGTGAAGTTCGTGGAGACGATGAACGGCATCCGGCCGGTGCGCGCGTTCCGCCGCGAGGCCGTCAACGAGGCCGGCTTCCGCGTCCTGAACCGGCGGCACGAGCGCCGTAACGGCGACGCGCTCCTGGAGATGGCGCGCTACGTCGTCGGGTCGCGGCTGGTCGCCAACACGGCGGTCGCGGCGATCGTGCTGTGGGGCGCCATGCGGGTCGCGGACGGTTCGCTGGAGCTGGGTGTGCTGGCGGCGGCGGTGCTGTACCTGCGGCGGCTGTACGACCCGATCGACCGGCTCGGCATGTTCCTCAACTCCTACCAGTCGGCGGCCGCGTCGCTGGAGAAGATCGCGGGACTGCTCGCGCAGCAGCCGTCCGTGCCGGAGCCGTCCGCTCCGCGGGAACTGCCCGCCCTGCGGGGCGAGTCCCCCGGCCGGGAGGTCGTCTTCGACGGGGTCTCCTTCGGCTACCGCACGGGCGGCGAGGTCCTCCCCCGTTTCGACCTCGCCCTTCCCGCCGGGCAGACGGTCGCCGTGGTCGGCTCGACCGGCGCCGGCAAGTCCACGCTGGCCAAGCTGCTCGCCCGCTTCTACGACCCCTCCGAGGGCCGGGTGCTGCTGGACGGCGTGGACCTGCGCGAGCTGGCGGTGCCCGAGCTGCGGCGTGGCGTGGTGATGGTGACGCAGGAGGCGTTCCTGTTCTCCGGCACGGTCGCCGAGAACATCGCCATCGGGCGGCCGGACGCGTCGCGCGAGGAGATCGAGCGGGCGGCGAAGGCGATCGGCGCGCACGAGTTCATCAGCGCCCTGCCCGACGGCTACGACACCGACGTACGCAGGCGCGGCGGCCGCATCTCCGCGGGCCAGCGCCAACTGGTCGCGTTCGCGAGGGCGTTGCTCGCCGATCCGGCGGTGCTGATCCTCGACGAGGCGACCAGTTCGCTGGACGTCCCGGGCGAGCGGGCCGTGCAGGCGGCGATGGCCACGGTGCTGAAGGGCCGTACCGCGGTGGTGATCGCGCACCGGCTGTCCACCGTGGAGATCGCCGACCGGGTGCTCGTCATGGAGCACGGCCGGATCGTCGAGGACGGCGAACCGGCCGAACTCATCGCCGGCACCGGCCGGTTCGCGGATCTGCACCGCGCCTGGCGGGACAGTCTGGCGTGA
- a CDS encoding ABC transporter ATP-binding protein encodes MTDAYEDPGTPDSRGGWAYLAWLVRCQPGRSAAGALLASLWMVLMAVAPYLLSRAVDDGLEPGDTAALAGWTAALLAVGALNAWVSIMRHRTMTRVRMDAYFRTTKVVVGHAARLGAALSRRSGAGEVVTIGVGDVHTIAGSLTVVGPGVGSIVVYVFVAGLLLSVSPTLAAVVLLGMPVIAVLVGPLMARLQGTEAEYRERQGVLTARIGDLAGGLRVLGGLGGKQLFADSFARDSQRLRAQGYRVGAVTSWMQALGVGLPTLFLATVTWLAARLAARGELTVGELVSVYGYVAVLVGPVAFLVDMGYQLSRGVVAARRVVRLLRTEPEPDTGTGDAPAEPSVLHDPGSGVRVAPGRLTALAGGRHSEVTAVVDRLGRYGPSDVTWGGRRLDALPLEQVRARILVADHEADLFAGSLREVVSGRGAPSAAEVARAVRAAAADDIVQGLPEGLDSPVTAQGRSLSGGQRQRVRLVRALLADPEVLLAVEPTSALDAHTEAAVAERLHAYRVGRTTLVTSTSPLVLDRAETVHYLVDGKVAATGRHRDLLQREPGYRALVTRDADDAEEAVR; translated from the coding sequence ATGACCGACGCGTACGAGGATCCCGGCACGCCCGACAGCCGCGGCGGCTGGGCGTATCTGGCGTGGCTGGTGCGCTGCCAGCCGGGGCGGTCGGCGGCCGGGGCGCTGCTGGCCAGCCTCTGGATGGTGCTGATGGCGGTCGCGCCGTACCTGCTGTCACGGGCGGTGGACGACGGGCTGGAGCCCGGTGACACGGCCGCGCTGGCGGGTTGGACGGCTGCGCTGCTCGCGGTCGGCGCGCTCAACGCGTGGGTGAGCATCATGCGGCACCGCACGATGACCCGGGTGCGCATGGACGCCTACTTCCGCACCACCAAGGTCGTCGTCGGACACGCGGCCCGGCTGGGCGCAGCCCTGTCGCGCAGGTCGGGGGCCGGGGAGGTCGTCACCATCGGGGTGGGCGACGTGCACACCATCGCGGGTTCGCTGACGGTCGTCGGGCCCGGCGTCGGCTCGATCGTGGTGTACGTCTTCGTCGCCGGGCTCCTGCTGTCCGTGTCGCCGACGCTGGCGGCGGTCGTGCTGCTGGGGATGCCGGTGATCGCGGTGCTGGTCGGGCCGCTCATGGCGCGGCTGCAGGGCACGGAGGCGGAGTACCGGGAGCGGCAGGGCGTGCTGACCGCCCGGATCGGCGACCTCGCGGGCGGACTGCGCGTGCTGGGCGGGCTGGGCGGCAAGCAGCTGTTCGCGGACTCCTTCGCCCGGGACTCGCAGCGGCTGCGGGCGCAGGGTTACCGGGTCGGCGCGGTCACCAGCTGGATGCAGGCGCTCGGGGTGGGCCTGCCGACCCTGTTCCTCGCCACCGTGACCTGGCTCGCGGCCAGGCTGGCCGCGCGGGGCGAGCTGACCGTGGGCGAGCTGGTGTCGGTGTACGGCTATGTCGCCGTCCTGGTCGGCCCGGTGGCGTTCCTCGTCGACATGGGCTACCAGCTCAGCCGGGGCGTGGTGGCCGCCCGGCGCGTCGTACGGCTGCTGCGTACGGAGCCCGAACCCGACACCGGGACCGGTGACGCGCCTGCCGAGCCGTCGGTGCTGCACGACCCCGGCTCGGGTGTGCGGGTGGCCCCGGGCCGGCTGACCGCACTTGCCGGGGGACGCCACTCGGAGGTGACGGCCGTCGTGGACCGGCTCGGCCGGTACGGCCCCTCGGACGTCACCTGGGGCGGACGGCGGCTGGACGCCCTGCCGTTGGAGCAGGTCAGGGCCCGCATCCTGGTCGCCGACCACGAGGCCGACCTGTTCGCCGGAAGCCTGCGCGAGGTGGTCTCGGGGCGGGGTGCGCCCTCGGCGGCGGAGGTCGCGCGGGCGGTGCGGGCGGCGGCGGCCGACGACATCGTGCAGGGTCTGCCCGAGGGGCTCGACTCGCCCGTGACCGCCCAGGGCCGCAGCCTCTCCGGCGGCCAGCGGCAGCGGGTCCGGCTGGTGCGGGCGCTGCTCGCCGACCCCGAGGTGCTGCTGGCCGTGGAGCCGACGTCGGCGCTGGACGCGCACACGGAGGCGGCGGTCGCGGAGCGGCTGCACGCGTACCGGGTGGGCCGGACCACGCTCGTCACCAGTACCTCCCCGCTGGTTCTCGACCGCGCGGAGACGGTGCACTACCTGGTCGACGGGAAGGTCGCCGCGACCGGCCGCCACCGCGACCTGCTGCAACGGGAGCCGGGCTACCGCGCGCTGGTGACCCGCGACGCCGACGACGCGGAGGAGGCCGTCCGATGA
- a CDS encoding ABC transporter ATP-binding protein, with translation MTTTVTDGSAGAGRLPVAGRSEVRRAALRLVRADRRAFAGALALNVLAAGAGLAGPWLLGRIIDEVRAGHGAAPVDRLAAVILVCAAAQLLLARWARYAGHRFGERTLARVREEFVGRALALPASVVERAGAGDLTTRGTADVAAVGTTLRDAGPELLVCTVQALFTLGAVFVIDPLLGVVGVLALTPIWFALRWYLRRARAGYLAQGAADSEVAEIVAATASGARAVEAFRLERQRTAANRDALEISRRTRFHTLYLRTVFFPVVETSYSLPVAGVLLLGGALHARGAVSLGAVVAATLYLRQFTEPLDQILVRVEQLQSSGASFARVEGLAGAPRPERDGGAAPVPVDDRIDVTGVRYAYERGGEVLRGVDLTVRPGERLAIVGPSGAGKTTLSRLLAGVDAPSAGTVTVGGAPVAELAPETLRRQVVLVTQEHHVFIGTVRDNLLIAEPTADDARLWEALAAVGAADWVRELPGGLDAELGRGGGGRTTDGSQAQQLALARVVLADPHTLILDEATALLDPTTARHTERALAAVLRGRTVIAIAHRLHTAHDADRVAVMEDGRLTELGTHEALVADGGAFAALWRTWHGGP, from the coding sequence ATGACGACGACCGTGACCGACGGCAGCGCCGGTGCCGGCCGGCTGCCGGTCGCCGGCCGCTCCGAGGTGCGGCGGGCGGCGCTGCGGCTGGTGCGGGCCGACCGGCGGGCCTTCGCCGGCGCGCTCGCCCTGAACGTGCTCGCCGCCGGGGCGGGCCTCGCCGGGCCGTGGCTGCTGGGGCGGATCATCGACGAGGTGCGGGCCGGGCACGGCGCCGCGCCCGTGGACCGGCTGGCGGCGGTGATCCTGGTGTGCGCGGCGGCGCAGTTGCTGCTGGCGCGCTGGGCGCGGTACGCGGGCCACCGGTTCGGCGAGCGCACGCTGGCGCGGGTCCGGGAGGAGTTCGTCGGGCGGGCTCTCGCCCTGCCCGCGTCGGTCGTGGAGCGGGCCGGCGCCGGCGATCTGACCACCCGCGGCACCGCCGACGTCGCCGCGGTCGGCACGACCCTGCGGGACGCCGGGCCGGAGCTGCTGGTCTGCACGGTCCAGGCCCTGTTCACGCTCGGTGCGGTGTTCGTGATCGACCCGCTGCTCGGCGTCGTCGGGGTGCTGGCGCTGACGCCGATCTGGTTCGCGCTGCGCTGGTATCTGCGGCGGGCGCGGGCCGGCTATCTGGCGCAGGGCGCGGCGGACTCCGAGGTGGCCGAGATCGTCGCGGCGACGGCGTCCGGGGCGCGGGCGGTGGAGGCGTTCCGGCTCGAGCGGCAGCGGACGGCGGCCAACCGGGACGCGCTGGAGATCTCGCGTCGCACCCGCTTCCACACGCTCTACCTGCGCACGGTATTCTTCCCGGTGGTCGAGACGTCGTACTCGCTGCCGGTGGCGGGGGTGCTGCTGCTGGGGGGCGCGCTGCACGCGCGCGGGGCGGTGAGTCTGGGCGCGGTGGTGGCGGCCACGCTGTATCTGCGGCAGTTCACCGAGCCGCTCGACCAGATCCTGGTGCGCGTCGAGCAACTGCAGAGCAGCGGGGCCTCGTTCGCCCGGGTGGAGGGCCTGGCGGGGGCGCCGCGCCCGGAGCGGGACGGCGGGGCGGCGCCGGTCCCGGTGGACGACCGGATCGACGTGACGGGCGTGCGGTACGCCTACGAACGCGGCGGCGAGGTGCTGCGTGGGGTCGACCTGACGGTGCGGCCCGGGGAGCGGCTCGCGATCGTCGGCCCGTCCGGCGCGGGCAAGACCACGCTGAGCCGGCTGCTGGCGGGCGTTGACGCGCCGAGCGCGGGCACGGTGACGGTGGGCGGTGCGCCGGTCGCCGAGCTGGCGCCCGAGACGCTGCGCCGGCAGGTCGTCCTGGTCACTCAGGAGCATCACGTCTTCATCGGCACGGTCCGCGACAACCTGCTGATCGCCGAACCCACGGCGGACGACGCGCGGTTGTGGGAGGCGCTGGCGGCGGTCGGCGCCGCCGACTGGGTGCGGGAACTGCCGGGCGGTCTCGACGCCGAGCTGGGCCGCGGCGGCGGTGGCCGCACCACGGACGGCTCGCAGGCGCAGCAGCTCGCCCTGGCCCGGGTCGTGCTGGCGGACCCGCACACGCTGATCCTGGACGAGGCGACCGCCCTGCTGGACCCGACGACGGCCCGGCACACCGAGCGGGCCCTGGCGGCGGTGCTCCGCGGCCGGACGGTCATCGCCATCGCCCACCGGCTGCACACCGCTCACGACGCGGACCGGGTCGCCGTGATGGAGGACGGCCGTCTCACCGAACTCGGCACGCACGAGGCGCTGGTGGCGGACGGCGGCGCGTTTGCGGCACTGTGGCGGACCTGGCACGGGGGGCCGTGA
- a CDS encoding M4 family metallopeptidase codes for MSSSPSRRRTPHSPSRRAAAVALVGVSALIAAAVQAGAATAAPEKAPQAAGKANPGAESVRLTPAQRAALIREADAGKTATARKLGLGAKEALVVRDVVKDADGTVHTRYERTYSGLPVLGGDLVVETAKSGATEHVTLATRATVQVASLTPTIAAAKAEKQALSLAKADGAANADTNRAPRKVIWAATGTPVLAYETVVGGLQEDGTPNELHVITDATTGQKLYEYQGIETGTGNTMYSGTVTLGTTQSGSTYNLTDGARGNHKTYNLNRGTSGTGTLFSGPDDVWGTGAASNAETAGADAHYGAALTWDYYKNVHGRSGIKGDGVGAYSRVHYGNNYVNAFWSDACFCMTYGDGSGNTHPLTAIDVAGHEMTHGVTSNTAGLLYSGESGGLNEATSDIFGTSVEFYAQNSSDVGDYLIGEEIDINGDGTPLRYMDKPSKDGASKDSWYSGIGSVDVHYSSGPANHFFYLLSEGSGAKVINGVSYNSPTADGLAVTGIGRDKAEKIWFRALTTKFTTNTNYAGARTGTLAAAGELYGTTSTEYKAVQDAWAGVAVGARSGGGGGGGGGTSFENTADVSIPDNGAAVNSSITVSGRTGNAPSNLSVAVDIVHTYIGDLRVQLIAPDGTAYTLKAYGTGGSTDNLNTTYTVNASSEVANGVWQLRVQDNAAQDTGYINSWKLTFP; via the coding sequence TTGAGCAGCAGTCCCTCTCGCAGACGCACCCCCCACAGCCCCTCCCGTCGTGCCGCGGCCGTCGCCCTCGTCGGCGTCTCCGCGCTCATAGCCGCCGCCGTGCAGGCCGGCGCCGCGACCGCCGCCCCGGAGAAGGCACCGCAGGCGGCGGGCAAGGCCAACCCGGGCGCCGAGTCGGTGCGCCTCACCCCCGCCCAGCGCGCCGCGCTGATCCGCGAAGCGGACGCGGGGAAGACGGCCACCGCCAGGAAGCTCGGCCTCGGCGCCAAGGAGGCGCTCGTCGTCCGTGACGTCGTCAAGGACGCCGACGGCACTGTGCACACGCGCTACGAGCGCACCTACAGCGGACTCCCGGTCCTCGGCGGCGACCTGGTCGTCGAGACCGCGAAGTCCGGCGCCACCGAGCACGTCACGCTGGCCACCCGGGCCACCGTCCAGGTCGCCTCGCTCACGCCCACGATCGCCGCGGCGAAGGCGGAGAAGCAGGCGCTGAGCCTCGCCAAGGCCGACGGGGCGGCGAACGCGGACACCAACCGCGCGCCGCGCAAGGTGATCTGGGCGGCGACCGGGACTCCGGTCCTCGCCTACGAGACCGTCGTCGGCGGCCTCCAGGAGGACGGCACCCCGAACGAGCTGCACGTCATCACCGACGCGACCACCGGCCAGAAGCTCTACGAGTACCAGGGCATCGAGACCGGCACCGGCAACACGATGTACAGCGGCACGGTGACGCTCGGCACCACGCAGTCCGGGTCGACGTACAACCTGACCGACGGCGCGCGCGGCAACCACAAGACGTACAACCTCAACCGGGGGACCTCGGGCACCGGAACGCTCTTCTCCGGCCCCGACGACGTCTGGGGCACCGGCGCCGCGTCCAACGCGGAGACCGCGGGCGCCGACGCGCACTACGGCGCGGCCCTCACCTGGGACTACTACAAGAACGTGCACGGCCGCAGCGGCATCAAGGGCGACGGCGTGGGCGCGTACTCGCGCGTGCACTACGGCAACAACTACGTCAACGCGTTCTGGTCGGACGCCTGCTTCTGCATGACGTACGGCGACGGCTCGGGCAACACCCACCCGCTGACGGCCATCGACGTGGCCGGCCACGAGATGACGCACGGCGTCACCTCGAACACGGCCGGGCTGCTCTACTCCGGCGAGTCCGGCGGCCTCAACGAGGCGACCTCGGACATCTTCGGCACCTCCGTCGAGTTCTACGCCCAGAACTCCTCGGACGTCGGTGACTACCTCATCGGCGAGGAGATCGACATCAACGGCGACGGCACGCCGCTGCGGTACATGGACAAGCCGAGCAAGGACGGCGCGTCCAAGGACAGCTGGTACTCCGGCATCGGGTCGGTCGACGTGCACTACTCGTCGGGCCCGGCGAACCACTTCTTCTACCTGCTGAGCGAGGGCAGCGGCGCCAAGGTCATCAACGGCGTCAGCTACAACTCGCCCACCGCGGACGGCCTCGCGGTCACCGGCATCGGCCGCGACAAGGCGGAGAAGATCTGGTTCCGCGCGCTGACCACGAAGTTCACCACGAACACCAACTACGCGGGGGCCCGCACCGGCACGCTGGCGGCGGCCGGTGAGCTGTACGGCACCACCTCCACCGAGTACAAGGCGGTGCAGGACGCGTGGGCCGGCGTCGCGGTGGGCGCGCGTTCGGGCGGCGGCGGCGGAGGCGGCGGCGGCACCTCCTTCGAGAACACGGCCGACGTATCGATTCCGGACAACGGTGCGGCGGTCAACTCGTCGATCACCGTCTCCGGCCGCACCGGCAACGCGCCGTCGAACCTCTCGGTGGCGGTCGACATCGTGCACACCTACATCGGCGACCTCCGGGTGCAGCTGATCGCCCCCGACGGCACGGCCTACACGCTGAAGGCGTACGGCACCGGCGGCAGCACGGACAACCTCAACACCACGTACACGGTGAACGCCTCCTCCGAGGTCGCCAACGGTGTCTGGCAGTTGAGGGTCCAGGACAACGCGGCCCAGGACACCGGGTACATCAACAGCTGGAAGCTCACCTTCCCGTAG
- a CDS encoding M4 family metallopeptidase — MTSLYARHKRTTLAIATAVAAGALVTTGLTTGSAAAQTPADSGARAALQGAPVQLSSAARTTLIQQQQSDATATAKSIGLGAQEKLVVKDVVKDVDGTVHTRYERTYAGLPVLGGDLVVHRAPSGAQSVTKAVSATIKVSTLTPQVATAKVQKQALTAAKAAGSEATAADQAPRKVIWAGNGTPTLAYETVVGGLQDDGTPSRLHVITDATTGKKLFEHQAIETGTGKSFYSGSVTLNTTKSGSTYNLTDGTRGGHKTYNKARSTSSSTGTLFTDADDAWGTGTASSSSSDQTAAVDAAYGAQMTWDFYKSTFNRSGIRNDGKAAYSRVHYGNAYVNAFWDDDCFCMTYGDGDGNTHPLTSLDVAGHEMSHGLTSVTAGLEYSGDAGGLNEATSDIFGTGVEFFANNASDKGDYLIGEKININGDGTPLRYMDKPSKDGGSRDYWSSSVSGLDPHYSSGPANHFFYLLSEGSGSKTINGVTYNSPTSNGSTVTGIGRAKALQIWYKALTTYFTSTTTYKGARTGTLSAASALYGGTSSAEYKAVAAAWSAINVS, encoded by the coding sequence GTGACCTCCCTCTACGCGCGTCACAAGCGCACCACTCTGGCCATCGCCACCGCCGTCGCGGCCGGAGCCCTGGTCACCACCGGCCTGACCACCGGTAGCGCCGCCGCCCAGACCCCGGCGGACTCCGGCGCGCGGGCAGCCCTGCAGGGCGCCCCGGTCCAGCTGTCCTCCGCGGCCCGCACCACGCTGATCCAGCAGCAGCAGTCCGACGCGACCGCGACCGCCAAGTCGATAGGCCTCGGCGCCCAGGAGAAGCTGGTCGTCAAGGACGTCGTCAAGGACGTCGACGGCACGGTCCACACCCGCTACGAGCGCACCTACGCGGGCCTGCCGGTCCTCGGCGGCGACCTCGTCGTGCACCGGGCCCCCTCCGGCGCCCAGAGCGTGACCAAGGCCGTCTCGGCCACCATCAAGGTGTCCACGCTCACCCCGCAGGTCGCCACCGCCAAGGTCCAGAAGCAGGCGCTGACCGCCGCCAAGGCCGCTGGCTCGGAGGCCACCGCCGCCGACCAGGCGCCCCGCAAGGTGATCTGGGCCGGCAACGGCACCCCGACCCTCGCCTACGAGACCGTCGTCGGCGGCCTCCAGGACGACGGCACCCCGAGCAGGCTGCACGTCATCACCGACGCCACCACCGGCAAGAAGCTCTTCGAGCACCAGGCCATCGAGACCGGCACGGGCAAGAGCTTCTACTCGGGCTCGGTCACCCTCAACACGACCAAGTCGGGCTCGACGTACAACCTGACCGACGGCACGCGCGGCGGCCACAAGACCTACAACAAGGCTCGCAGCACGTCCTCCTCCACCGGCACCCTGTTCACCGACGCGGACGACGCGTGGGGCACCGGCACGGCCTCCAGCTCCTCCAGCGACCAGACCGCGGCCGTGGACGCCGCCTACGGCGCGCAGATGACCTGGGACTTCTACAAGAGCACCTTCAACCGCAGCGGCATCCGTAACGACGGCAAGGCCGCCTACTCCCGCGTCCACTACGGCAACGCGTACGTCAACGCGTTCTGGGACGACGACTGCTTCTGCATGACGTACGGCGACGGCGACGGCAACACCCACCCGCTGACGTCGCTGGACGTGGCCGGCCACGAGATGAGCCACGGTCTGACCTCGGTCACCGCGGGCCTGGAGTACTCGGGCGACGCCGGCGGTCTGAACGAGGCCACCTCCGACATCTTCGGCACCGGTGTGGAGTTCTTCGCCAACAACGCGTCCGACAAGGGCGACTACCTCATCGGCGAGAAGATCAACATCAACGGCGACGGCACCCCGCTGCGCTACATGGACAAGCCCAGCAAGGACGGCGGGTCCAGGGACTACTGGTCCTCCTCCGTGTCCGGCCTCGACCCGCACTACTCGTCGGGCCCCGCGAACCACTTCTTCTACCTCCTGTCCGAGGGCAGCGGCTCGAAGACGATCAACGGCGTGACCTACAACTCGCCGACGTCCAACGGCTCCACGGTCACCGGCATCGGCCGCGCCAAGGCGCTGCAGATCTGGTACAAGGCGCTCACGACGTACTTCACGTCGACGACCACCTACAAGGGCGCCCGCACCGGCACCCTCTCGGCGGCCTCGGCGCTGTACGGCGGCACCAGCAGCGCCGAGTACAAGGCCGTGGCGGCGGCCTGGTCGGCGATCAACGTCAGCTGA